In Candidatus Ancaeobacter aquaticus, the sequence CGTTCACGTGCAGGGCTGCAAGATGTCAAACGACCTCTGGGCTCATTTATTTTTCTTGGGCCAACAGGTGTTGGTAAAACCGAACTTGCTAAATCTTTAGCAGAATTTTTGTTTGACGATGAAAATGCGCTTGTACGAATTGATATGTCAGAATACATGGAAAGACATTCCGTATCACGCCTCATTGGGGCGCCTCCAGGATATGTAGGGTATGATGAGGGCGGGCAACTGACAGAAAAGGTGCGCAGGAGGCCTTATGCGGTGATTCTTTTCGATGAAATAGAAAAAGCGCATCAAGACGTCTTTAATGTGATGCTTCAAATTCTCGATGAAGGAAGACTTACAGATGGACAAGGCAGAACAGTTGATTTTAGAAATTCTGTACTGATCATGACCTCAAATATAGGGAGTGAGTACATAATAGAATATAGTGAAAAGGAATATGAATCGATGCATGAAAAGGTGATGGAATCTATGAAGTTACATTTTCGTCCGGAATTCTTGAATCGTATAGATGAAATGATCATATTTCATAAATTAAGCAGGAAAACCATAAGGAAAATTGTTGAAAAAGAGCTACGTATTTTTAGTGATCGATTGAAAGAGCAGAATATTTCTCTCAAAATTGATGAAAATGCGGAGAATTATCTCGCTCTACATGGCTATGATCCACATTATGGCGCTCGACCACTCAAAAGACTCATTCAAAGATCTATCGTTGATCCATTAGCGATGGGGATACTTGACGGCCATTATATTAAAGGGGATACCGTCTCGGTAAATATATCTCCAAAATCTGATGAGATTCAGATAAAGAAGGGGTAAAATAGCCTCTATAATAACCGATTAAACACGCGGCAAATACGCAGGAAAACGAAACGGGTACGAACAGAAGGAGATAAAGGGAGTCTATACAGATCATTTTCCTATCTCCTTAATACATAGTATATTACATCATTACTTGTTATACAACAACTATTTAGGACTGTCTGGTTGTTCCCCGATGTTTCCCGTTGTTTTGGTGTTGCGTGGGCACACTTTGGGCACACAAAAGGCCTCGATATTTCTACCAAGGCCCTTTATATATCTTTTTATCTTCTGCTTACAGCTTACGCCTTACGGCTTATAGCTCTTCTTCTCATCCACCCGACAATCAATCCAAAAAGCCCTATCCCAAATAGGGCGTATGTTGACGGTTCAGGAACACCTGTGATATTAATATCATCTATCTGGGTCACTCCACCATTAGTATTTATAGCAAAACCAAGGTCTATAAAATTATTAACATCGTTAGCAAATTGGCATGCTACTACGCCTGTGCCTGCATTTGCACCATATGTATCACCATTAAAATCAACATTAGTTATAGTAATAGTATAAGCTGTACTAACACTTACAGTTCTTATTTGATTATTACTGACAAAATCACGTATTTCCAGGGTTCCACCATCATCATAAAAACCAAGTCTTATAGCTTTACCATCACCATCAGACCAAATCGTAAATTCACCGGCAGCTGCATCAGTAGATGGTGCAGTCTCAAGCCTAAGAACAAAAGTAAAAGTTGTAATGTCATTCAGCGCTTGGCTGAATTTCCTATAAATAACACTATCATCACCACTAGCAAACTGTCCGTATTGCTGACCTGTTTCATCCACGCAATCCCAAGAGGCATTCCCGCCCATTCCATTTTGCCAAGCACCATTCCAATTCGAACCTCCGCCGCTTTGAACAATTAAATCACCTGTGTCATAATCCTCAAAATCATCTGTAATAGTCACTCCATAAACAACCGAACTAACGCTAAAAGCAATAAATACGCATAGCACAAAAATGATCTTTTTCATTTAATCTCCTTTTAATTATTAAAGGATTTTAATTTTATGAAACCAGATTACTGCAGATACCTATTTTTGTCAATAAAAACTGGGTGAACAAGTAATTGCAGATATAACACATGAAAATTAATGCAAAAAGGGCCTATTTTGGGCACACATTCATTTTGATAATTTATGTGCAGTTGTAACTTATTGCAATAGAATGGCTTATTAGTAGAGAAAAAACGTGGCAGAGAGAGGGGGGAGGGTAATACACCAGTCGCAAGGCAGAGCCTCACATAATGCCAATCCGGAAGAGGTCAAGAAAAAGGTGAGGAAGATATATCGAGAGAAGTACTGGGATTTATAGATGATGCAACCGGCAGAGTATATGGCA encodes:
- a CDS encoding PEP-CTERM sorting domain-containing protein, which produces MKKIIFVLCVFIAFSVSSVVYGVTITDDFEDYDTGDLIVQSGGGSNWNGAWQNGMGGNASWDCVDETGQQYGQFASGDDSVIYRKFSQALNDITTFTFVLRLETAPSTDAAAGEFTIWSDGDGKAIRLGFYDDGGTLEIRDFVSNNQIRTVSVSTAYTITITNVDFNGDTYGANAGTGVVACQFANDVNNFIDLGFAINTNGGVTQIDDINITGVPEPSTYALFGIGLFGLIVGWMRRRAISRKA